Proteins encoded together in one Diabrotica undecimpunctata isolate CICGRU chromosome 3, icDiaUnde3, whole genome shotgun sequence window:
- the LOC140437057 gene encoding uncharacterized protein, whose product MILQANMRKIFGIQIWFFLLNLLLHLFQYAKGAVMPPPWANPKLNPCASHPLGWQLLFWPPDGKCYKIFQVGHPCPNGMELTPSLSKSGKNLSAECKCVPQTAQSATNGECYPLFSAGPCNEGFYFGPDTKYKSENSKRQWGTCKQMKACSKGNEIYWPKDGKCYKTFSRGPCAKGQLIIEDSKSKIPLCSCDETQLQEYRYYDNRCYQHYTKGPCQEKGHLFLPGKTCNCFSNLPNYHQESQQCFELGTVGPCSSGQKYDLQLPTDSHASCHCKPKYIPYQNSTSCYRLYTKGPCAKGQILLDSNTCIRQPCERGSLYFPDENKCYRIGIRGPCPINRVVAFDFDTRPSIDGISYNGVCVCAKKDCEPMIELCDRSKGLIRYKGQCHKMYTQGPCSRGSWLVPKRNGRDEVLEAGSKERLGVCECIPGYARKVRTIGNETVSVCMSPAVVLAEYLNGNRTEITVIRV is encoded by the exons atatggttTTTTCTTCTAAATCTCCTCTTACATTTATTTCAATACGCAAAAGGAGCAGTTATGCCGCCGCCCTGGGCAAATCCAAAACTAAACCCATGTGCCTCGCATCCTCTTGGATGGCAACTACTATTTTGGCCGCCAGATGGAAAATGCTACAAAATATTTCAG gTTGGTCATCCTTGCCCGAACGGTATGGAATTGACGCCATCTCTTAGCAAATCCGGTAAGAACTTATCTGCAGAATGTAAATGTGTACCCCAAACCGCTCAATCAGCAACAAACGGTGAATGTTACCCGCTATTTAGCGCAGGTCCCTGTAATGAGGGTTTTTATTTTGGACCTGATACAAAATACAAAAGTGAAAA CTCTAAGAGACAATGGGGCACATGTAAGCAGATGAAGGCGTGTTCTAAAGGGAATGAAATCTACTGGCCCAAAGACGGAAAATGTTACAAAACATTTAGTAGAGGACCTTGTGCCAAAGGACAATTGATTATCGAAGATTCCAAATCAAAGATCCCGTTATGTAGTTGTGATGAAACTCAATTACAAGAATATAG ATATTATGACAATCGCTGTTACCAGCATTACACAAAAGGACCTTGTCAAGAGAAAGGCCATTTGTTCCTTCCAGGAAAGACCTGTAATTGTTTCAGTAACTTGCCGAACTATCATCAAGAAAGTCAACAATGCTTTGAATTAG gTACAGTTGGTCCATGTTCGTCAGGTCAAAAATACGACTTACAGCTGCCTACAGATAGCCACGCCTCCTGTCATTGTAAACCAAAGTACATTCCTTACCAAAACTCTACGTCTTGTTACCGTCTATACACAAAAGGTCCTTGTGCCAAAGGCCAGATCCTTCTAGATTCAAACACCTGCATCCGCCAACCTTGCGAACGCGGTAGCCTCTATTTTCCAGATGAAAACAAATGCTACCGAATAGGGATACGTGGTCCTTGTCCCATCAATCGAGTAGTAGCGTTCGACTTCGACACCCGACCGTCCATAGATGGTATTAGTTACAAcggagtgtgcgtgtgtgctaaAAAAGATTGTGAGCCAATGATCGAACTCTGTGATCGCTCCAAAGGACTTATCCGTTATAAAGGACAGTGCCATAAAATGTATACACAAGGCCCCTGTTCTAGGGGATCTTGGTTAGTTCCTAAACGAAATGGAAGAGATGAAGTACTAGAGGCAGGTTCGAAGGAACGTTTGGGAGTGTGTGAGTGTATACCAGGGTATGCACGAAAAGTTAGGACAATAGGAAATGAGACTGTTAGTGTATGTATGTCGCCTGCAGTAGTATTAGCTGAGTATTTAAATGGAAATCGTACTGAAATTACAGTTATAAGGGTTTAA